Proteins from a genomic interval of Homo sapiens chromosome 6 genomic scaffold, GRCh38.p14 alternate locus group ALT_REF_LOCI_2 HSCHR6_MHC_COX_CTG1:
- the SLC39A7 gene encoding zinc transporter SLC39A7 isoform 1 precursor (isoform 1 precursor is encoded by transcript variant 1), translated as MARGLGAPHWVAVGLLTWATLGLLVAGLGGHDDLHDDLQEDFHGHSHRHSHEDFHHGHSHAHGHGHTHESIWHGHTHDHDHGHSHEDLHHGHSHGYSHESLYHRGHGHDHEHSHGGYGESGAPGIKQDLDAVTLWAYALGATVLISAAPFFVLFLIPVESNSPRHRSLLQILLSFASGGLLGDAFLHLIPHALEPHSHHTLEQPGHGHSHSGQGPILSVGLWVLSGIVAFLVVEKFVRHVKGGHGHSHGHGHAHSHTRGSHGHGRQERSTKEKQSSEEEEKETRGVQKRRGGSTVPKDGPVRPQNAEEEKRGLDLRVSGYLNLAADLAHNFTDGLAIGASFRGGRGLGILTTMTVLLHEVPHEVGDFAILVQSGCSKKQAMRLQLLTAVGALAGTACALLTEGGAVGSEIAGGAGPGWVLPFTAGGFIYVATVSVLPELLREASPLQSLLEVLGLLGGVIMMVLIAHLE; from the exons ATGGCCAGAGGCCTGGGGGCCCCCCACTGGGTGGCCGTGGGACTGCTGACCTGGGCGACCTTGGGGCTTCTGGTGGCTGGACTCGGGGGTCATGACGACCTGCACGACGATCTGCAAGAGGACTTCCATGGCCACAGCCACAGGCACTCACATGAAGATTTCCACCATGGCCACAGCCATGCCCATGGCCATGGCCACACTCACGAGAGCATCTGGCATGGACATACCCACGATCACGACCATGGACATTCACATGAGGATTTACACCATGGCCATAGCCATGGCTACTCCCATGAGAGCCTCTACCACAGAGGACATGGACATGACCATGAGCATAGCCATGGAGGCTATGGGGAGTCTGGGGCTCCAGGCATCAAGCAGGACCTGGATGCTGTCACTCTCTGGGCTTAT GCACTGGGGGCCACAGTGCTGATCTCAGCAGCTCCATTTTTTGTCCTCTTCCTTATCCCCGTGGAGTCGAACTCTCCCCGGCATCGCTCTCTACTTCAGATCTTGCTCAGTTTTGCTTCCGGTGGGCTCCTGGGAGATGCTTTCCTGCACCTCATTCCTCATGCTCTTG AACCTCATTCTCACCACACTCTGGAGCAACCCGGACATGGACACTCCCACAGTG GCCAGGGCCCCATTCTGTCTGTGGGACTGTGGGTTCTCAGTGGAATTGTTGCCTTTCTTGTCGTGGAGAAATTTGTGAGACATGTGAAAGGAGGACATGGTCACAGTCATGGACATGGACACGCTCACAGTCATACACGTGGAAGTCATGGACATGGAAGACAAG AGCGTTCTACCAAGGAGAAGCAGAgctcagaggaagaagaaaaggaaacaagaggGGTTCAGAAGAGGCGAGGAGGGAGCACAGTACCCAAAGATGGGCCAGTGAGACCTCAGAacgctgaagaagaaaaaagaggcttAG ACCTGCGTGTGTCGGGGTACCTGAATCTGGCTGCTGACTTGGCACACAACTTCACTGATGGTCTGGCCATTGGGGCTTCCTTTCGAGGGGGCCGGGGACTAGGGATCCTGACCACAATGACTGTCCTGCTACATGAAGTGCCCCACGAGGTCGGAGACTTTGCCATCTTGGTCCAGTCTGGCTGCAGCAAAAAGCAG GCGATGCGTCTGCAACTACTGACAGCAGTAGGGGCACTGGCAGGCACAGCCTGTGCCCTTCTCACTGAAGGAGGAGCAGTGGGCAGTGAAATTGCAGGTGGTGCAGGTCCTGGCTGGGTCCTGCCATTTACTGCAGGTGGCTTTATCTACGTAGCAACAGTGTCTGTGTTGCCCGAGCTGCTGAGGGAGGCATCACCATTGCAATCACTTCTGGAGGTGCTGGGGCTGCTGGGGGGAGTTATCATGATGGTGCTGATTGCCCACCTTGAGTGA
- the SLC39A7 gene encoding zinc transporter SLC39A7 isoform 2 (isoform 2 is encoded by transcript variant 3) has protein sequence MTTCTTICKRTSMATATVLISAAPFFVLFLIPVESNSPRHRSLLQILLSFASGGLLGDAFLHLIPHALEPHSHHTLEQPGHGHSHSGQGPILSVGLWVLSGIVAFLVVEKFVRHVKGGHGHSHGHGHAHSHTRGSHGHGRQERSTKEKQSSEEEEKETRGVQKRRGGSTVPKDGPVRPQNAEEEKRGLDLRVSGYLNLAADLAHNFTDGLAIGASFRGGRGLGILTTMTVLLHEVPHEVGDFAILVQSGCSKKQAMRLQLLTAVGALAGTACALLTEGGAVGSEIAGGAGPGWVLPFTAGGFIYVATVSVLPELLREASPLQSLLEVLGLLGGVIMMVLIAHLE, from the exons ATGACGACCTGCACGACGATCTGCAAGAGGACTTCCATGGCCACAGCCACAG TGCTGATCTCAGCAGCTCCATTTTTTGTCCTCTTCCTTATCCCCGTGGAGTCGAACTCTCCCCGGCATCGCTCTCTACTTCAGATCTTGCTCAGTTTTGCTTCCGGTGGGCTCCTGGGAGATGCTTTCCTGCACCTCATTCCTCATGCTCTTG AACCTCATTCTCACCACACTCTGGAGCAACCCGGACATGGACACTCCCACAGTG GCCAGGGCCCCATTCTGTCTGTGGGACTGTGGGTTCTCAGTGGAATTGTTGCCTTTCTTGTCGTGGAGAAATTTGTGAGACATGTGAAAGGAGGACATGGTCACAGTCATGGACATGGACACGCTCACAGTCATACACGTGGAAGTCATGGACATGGAAGACAAG AGCGTTCTACCAAGGAGAAGCAGAgctcagaggaagaagaaaaggaaacaagaggGGTTCAGAAGAGGCGAGGAGGGAGCACAGTACCCAAAGATGGGCCAGTGAGACCTCAGAacgctgaagaagaaaaaagaggcttAG ACCTGCGTGTGTCGGGGTACCTGAATCTGGCTGCTGACTTGGCACACAACTTCACTGATGGTCTGGCCATTGGGGCTTCCTTTCGAGGGGGCCGGGGACTAGGGATCCTGACCACAATGACTGTCCTGCTACATGAAGTGCCCCACGAGGTCGGAGACTTTGCCATCTTGGTCCAGTCTGGCTGCAGCAAAAAGCAG GCGATGCGTCTGCAACTACTGACAGCAGTAGGGGCACTGGCAGGCACAGCCTGTGCCCTTCTCACTGAAGGAGGAGCAGTGGGCAGTGAAATTGCAGGTGGTGCAGGTCCTGGCTGGGTCCTGCCATTTACTGCAGGTGGCTTTATCTACGTAGCAACAGTGTCTGTGTTGCCCGAGCTGCTGAGGGAGGCATCACCATTGCAATCACTTCTGGAGGTGCTGGGGCTGCTGGGGGGAGTTATCATGATGGTGCTGATTGCCCACCTTGAGTGA